One segment of Channa argus isolate prfri chromosome 17, Channa argus male v1.0, whole genome shotgun sequence DNA contains the following:
- the syncrip gene encoding heterogeneous nuclear ribonucleoprotein Q isoform X3 — MMSGDMATEHVNGNGTEEPMDTTAAVTHSEHFQALLEAGLPQNVAEKLDELYVAGLVAHSDLDERALEALKEFNEEGALQVLVQFKESDLSHVQNKSAFLCGVMKTYRQREKQGTKVSDSTKGPDEAKIKELLDRTNYTLDVTTGQRKYGGPPPESVYSGPQPTVGTEIFVGKIPRDLFEDELVPLFEKAGPIWDLRLMMDPLSGLNRGYAFVTFCTKEAAQEAVKLCNNHEIRPGKHIGVCISVANNRLFVGSIPKSKTKEQIVEEFSKVTEGLSDVILYHQPDDKKKNRGFCFLEYEDHKTAAQARRRLMSGKVKVWGNVVTVEWADPIEDPDPEVMAKVKVLFVRNLANGVTEEILEKCFSEFGKLERVKKLKDYAFIHFEERDGAVKALEEMNGKELEGEPIEIVFAKPPDQKRKERKAQRQAAKTQMYDDYYYYPPPPHMPPPVRGRGRGGNRGGYSYPPDYYGYEDYYDYYGYDYHNYRGGYDDPYYGYEDFQAPGRGRGGSRGARGGTSPARGRSGAGAPRGRANFSQRGGPGPGRGGRGTRGGVQLRGRGGVRGARGGRGGNVGGKRKADGYNQPDSKRRQTNNQNWGSQPIAQQPLQGGDHSGKRGRGRS, encoded by the exons ATG ATGTCTGGAGACATGGCCACAGAACACGTAAATGGGAACGGGACGGAGGAACCAATGGACACTACAGCAGCCGTGACCCATTCTGAACATTTCCAGGCTCTATTGGAAGCTGGTTTACCTCAGAATGTTGCTGAGAAGCTAGATGAACTTTATGTAGCGG GCCTGGTAGCACACAGTGACCTAGACGAAAGGGCCCTTGAAGCGTTAAAAGAATTCAATGAGGAGGGAGCCCTGCAAGTGTTGGTCCAGTTCAAAGAAAGTGATCTGTCACATGTGCAA AACAAAAGtgcctttctctgtggagtAATGAAGACTTACAGGCAGAGGGAGAAACAAGGGACAAAAGTTTCTGATTCCACTAAAGGACCGGATGAAGCAAAAATCAAGGAACTGTTGGACAGAACCAACTACACACTTGACGTAACGACAGGTCAGCGAAAGTATGGCGGCCCACCACCTGAGTCTGTGTACTCAGGTCCCCAGCCCACAGTTGGAACAGAG ATATTTGTTGGGAAGATTCCCCGTGACTTGTTTGAAGACGAGCTGGTTCCTCTCTTCGAAAAGGCTGGACCTATCTGGGATCTAAGGCTAATGATGGATCCATTGAGTGGACTGAATAGGGGCTATGCCTTCGTCACATTCTGCACTAAAGAAGCGGCCCAGGAGGCGGTCAAGCTG tgtAATAATCATGAGATTCGTCCTGGCAAGCACATCGGGGTGTGTATATCTGTAGCCAACAATAGGCTATTTGTTGGCTCCATTCCcaagagtaaaacaaaggagCAGATTGTTGAAGAGTTTTCTAAAGTCACAG AGGGCCTCAGTGACGTGATACTCTACCATCAACCTGAtgacaaaaagaagaacagaGGCTTCTGCTTCCTAGAGTATGAAGACCACAAAACGGCTGCTCAGGCCCGCCGGCGGTTAATGAGCGGCAAGGTGAAGGTGTGGGGCAATGTGGTGACAGTGGAGTGGGCTGATCCTATTGAAGACCCCGATCCAGAGGTCATGGCCAAG GTCAAGGTTTTATTTGTGAGAAATCTTGCCAATGGTGTCACAGAGGAGATCCTGGAGAAGTGTTTCAGTGAGTTTGGAAAACTGGAGCGAGTTAAGAAGCTTAAAGACTATGCCTTCATTCACTTTGAGGAGAGGGACGGTGCAGTGAAG GCATTGGAAGAGATGAATGGAAAGGAGCTGGAGGGAGAGCCCATTGAAATAGTGTTTGCCAAGCCACCAGATCAAAAGAGGAAGGAGCGTAAAGCCCAGAGACAGGCAGCTAAAACTCAAAT GTATGATGACTATTACTACTACCCTCCCCCTCCCCACATGCCTCCTCCTGTCAGAGGTCGGGGCAGGGGAGGCAACCGGGGCGGCTACTCCTATCCTCCTGATTACTACGGTTACGAGGACTACTATGACTACTATGGCTATGACTATCACAATTATCGTGGCGGCTACGACGACCCCTACTACGGGTACGAGGACTTCCAGGCCCCAGGTCGAGGGCGGGGGGGAAGCAGGGGAGCCCGGGGCGGGACCTCTCCAGCCAGAGGACGCAGCGGGGCTGGCGCACCCAGGGGGAGGGCCAACTTCTCCCAGCGTGGCGGGCCTGGACCAGGCCGTGGCGGGCGGGGCACAAGAGGAGGCGTGCAGCTGAGAGGGCGAGGAGGGGTACGTGGTGCACGGGGTGGCCGCGGTGGAAATGTAGGAGGAAAGCGCAAAGCTGATGGGTACAACCAGCCAGATTCCAAGCGTCGCCAGACCAATAATCAGAACTGGGGCTCTCAACCCATTGCTCAGCAACCGCTCCAAGGTGGTGATCATTCTG GGAAAAGGGGTCGAGGCCGGTCCTGA
- the syncrip gene encoding heterogeneous nuclear ribonucleoprotein Q isoform X1, whose protein sequence is MMSGDMATEHVNGNGTEEPMDTTAAVTHSEHFQALLEAGLPQNVAEKLDELYVAGLVAHSDLDERALEALKEFNEEGALQVLVQFKESDLSHVQNKSAFLCGVMKTYRQREKQGTKVSDSTKGPDEAKIKELLDRTNYTLDVTTGQRKYGGPPPESVYSGPQPTVGTEIFVGKIPRDLFEDELVPLFEKAGPIWDLRLMMDPLSGLNRGYAFVTFCTKEAAQEAVKLCNNHEIRPGKHIGVCISVANNRLFVGSIPKSKTKEQIVEEFSKVTEGLSDVILYHQPDDKKKNRGFCFLEYEDHKTAAQARRRLMSGKVKVWGNVVTVEWADPIEDPDPEVMAKVKVLFVRNLANGVTEEILEKCFSEFGKLERVKKLKDYAFIHFEERDGAVKALEEMNGKELEGEPIEIVFAKPPDQKRKERKAQRQAAKTQMYDDYYYYPPPPHMPPPVRGRGRGGNRGGYSYPPDYYGYEDYYDYYGYDYHNYRGGYDDPYYGYEDFQAPGRGRGGSRGARGGTSPARGRSGAGAPRGRANFSQRGGPGPGRGGRGTRGGVQLRGRGGVRGARGGRGGNVGGKRKADGYNQPDSKRRQTNNQNWGSQPIAQQPLQGGDHSGNYSGYKSDNQEFYQDSFGQQWK, encoded by the exons ATG ATGTCTGGAGACATGGCCACAGAACACGTAAATGGGAACGGGACGGAGGAACCAATGGACACTACAGCAGCCGTGACCCATTCTGAACATTTCCAGGCTCTATTGGAAGCTGGTTTACCTCAGAATGTTGCTGAGAAGCTAGATGAACTTTATGTAGCGG GCCTGGTAGCACACAGTGACCTAGACGAAAGGGCCCTTGAAGCGTTAAAAGAATTCAATGAGGAGGGAGCCCTGCAAGTGTTGGTCCAGTTCAAAGAAAGTGATCTGTCACATGTGCAA AACAAAAGtgcctttctctgtggagtAATGAAGACTTACAGGCAGAGGGAGAAACAAGGGACAAAAGTTTCTGATTCCACTAAAGGACCGGATGAAGCAAAAATCAAGGAACTGTTGGACAGAACCAACTACACACTTGACGTAACGACAGGTCAGCGAAAGTATGGCGGCCCACCACCTGAGTCTGTGTACTCAGGTCCCCAGCCCACAGTTGGAACAGAG ATATTTGTTGGGAAGATTCCCCGTGACTTGTTTGAAGACGAGCTGGTTCCTCTCTTCGAAAAGGCTGGACCTATCTGGGATCTAAGGCTAATGATGGATCCATTGAGTGGACTGAATAGGGGCTATGCCTTCGTCACATTCTGCACTAAAGAAGCGGCCCAGGAGGCGGTCAAGCTG tgtAATAATCATGAGATTCGTCCTGGCAAGCACATCGGGGTGTGTATATCTGTAGCCAACAATAGGCTATTTGTTGGCTCCATTCCcaagagtaaaacaaaggagCAGATTGTTGAAGAGTTTTCTAAAGTCACAG AGGGCCTCAGTGACGTGATACTCTACCATCAACCTGAtgacaaaaagaagaacagaGGCTTCTGCTTCCTAGAGTATGAAGACCACAAAACGGCTGCTCAGGCCCGCCGGCGGTTAATGAGCGGCAAGGTGAAGGTGTGGGGCAATGTGGTGACAGTGGAGTGGGCTGATCCTATTGAAGACCCCGATCCAGAGGTCATGGCCAAG GTCAAGGTTTTATTTGTGAGAAATCTTGCCAATGGTGTCACAGAGGAGATCCTGGAGAAGTGTTTCAGTGAGTTTGGAAAACTGGAGCGAGTTAAGAAGCTTAAAGACTATGCCTTCATTCACTTTGAGGAGAGGGACGGTGCAGTGAAG GCATTGGAAGAGATGAATGGAAAGGAGCTGGAGGGAGAGCCCATTGAAATAGTGTTTGCCAAGCCACCAGATCAAAAGAGGAAGGAGCGTAAAGCCCAGAGACAGGCAGCTAAAACTCAAAT GTATGATGACTATTACTACTACCCTCCCCCTCCCCACATGCCTCCTCCTGTCAGAGGTCGGGGCAGGGGAGGCAACCGGGGCGGCTACTCCTATCCTCCTGATTACTACGGTTACGAGGACTACTATGACTACTATGGCTATGACTATCACAATTATCGTGGCGGCTACGACGACCCCTACTACGGGTACGAGGACTTCCAGGCCCCAGGTCGAGGGCGGGGGGGAAGCAGGGGAGCCCGGGGCGGGACCTCTCCAGCCAGAGGACGCAGCGGGGCTGGCGCACCCAGGGGGAGGGCCAACTTCTCCCAGCGTGGCGGGCCTGGACCAGGCCGTGGCGGGCGGGGCACAAGAGGAGGCGTGCAGCTGAGAGGGCGAGGAGGGGTACGTGGTGCACGGGGTGGCCGCGGTGGAAATGTAGGAGGAAAGCGCAAAGCTGATGGGTACAACCAGCCAGATTCCAAGCGTCGCCAGACCAATAATCAGAACTGGGGCTCTCAACCCATTGCTCAGCAACCGCTCCAAGGTGGTGATCATTCTGGTAACTATTCCGGTTACAAATCTGACAACCAGGAATTTTATCAGGATTCTTTTGGGCAACAGTGGAAGTAA
- the syncrip gene encoding heterogeneous nuclear ribonucleoprotein Q isoform X2, with amino-acid sequence MMSGDMATEHVNGNGTEEPMDTTAAVTHSEHFQALLEAGLPQNVAEKLDELYVAGLVAHSDLDERALEALKEFNEEGALQVLVQFKESDLSHVQNKSAFLCGVMKTYRQREKQGTKVSDSTKGPDEAKIKELLDRTNYTLDVTTGQRKYGGPPPESVYSGPQPTVGTEIFVGKIPRDLFEDELVPLFEKAGPIWDLRLMMDPLSGLNRGYAFVTFCTKEAAQEAVKLCNNHEIRPGKHIGVCISVANNRLFVGSIPKSKTKEQIVEEFSKVTEGLSDVILYHQPDDKKKNRGFCFLEYEDHKTAAQARRRLMSGKVKVWGNVVTVEWADPIEDPDPEVMAKVKVLFVRNLANGVTEEILEKCFSEFGKLERVKKLKDYAFIHFEERDGAVKALEEMNGKELEGEPIEIVFAKPPDQKRKERKAQRQAAKTQMYDDYYYYPPPPHMPPPVRGRGRGGNRGGYSYPPDYYGYEDYYDYYGYDYHNYRGGYDDPYYGYEDFQAPGRGRGGSRGARGGTSPARGRSGAGAPRGRANFSQRGGPGPGRGGRGTRGGVQLRGRGGVRGARGGRGGNVGGKRKADGYNQPDSKRRQTNNQNWGSQPIAQQPLQGGDHSAGKRGRGRS; translated from the exons ATG ATGTCTGGAGACATGGCCACAGAACACGTAAATGGGAACGGGACGGAGGAACCAATGGACACTACAGCAGCCGTGACCCATTCTGAACATTTCCAGGCTCTATTGGAAGCTGGTTTACCTCAGAATGTTGCTGAGAAGCTAGATGAACTTTATGTAGCGG GCCTGGTAGCACACAGTGACCTAGACGAAAGGGCCCTTGAAGCGTTAAAAGAATTCAATGAGGAGGGAGCCCTGCAAGTGTTGGTCCAGTTCAAAGAAAGTGATCTGTCACATGTGCAA AACAAAAGtgcctttctctgtggagtAATGAAGACTTACAGGCAGAGGGAGAAACAAGGGACAAAAGTTTCTGATTCCACTAAAGGACCGGATGAAGCAAAAATCAAGGAACTGTTGGACAGAACCAACTACACACTTGACGTAACGACAGGTCAGCGAAAGTATGGCGGCCCACCACCTGAGTCTGTGTACTCAGGTCCCCAGCCCACAGTTGGAACAGAG ATATTTGTTGGGAAGATTCCCCGTGACTTGTTTGAAGACGAGCTGGTTCCTCTCTTCGAAAAGGCTGGACCTATCTGGGATCTAAGGCTAATGATGGATCCATTGAGTGGACTGAATAGGGGCTATGCCTTCGTCACATTCTGCACTAAAGAAGCGGCCCAGGAGGCGGTCAAGCTG tgtAATAATCATGAGATTCGTCCTGGCAAGCACATCGGGGTGTGTATATCTGTAGCCAACAATAGGCTATTTGTTGGCTCCATTCCcaagagtaaaacaaaggagCAGATTGTTGAAGAGTTTTCTAAAGTCACAG AGGGCCTCAGTGACGTGATACTCTACCATCAACCTGAtgacaaaaagaagaacagaGGCTTCTGCTTCCTAGAGTATGAAGACCACAAAACGGCTGCTCAGGCCCGCCGGCGGTTAATGAGCGGCAAGGTGAAGGTGTGGGGCAATGTGGTGACAGTGGAGTGGGCTGATCCTATTGAAGACCCCGATCCAGAGGTCATGGCCAAG GTCAAGGTTTTATTTGTGAGAAATCTTGCCAATGGTGTCACAGAGGAGATCCTGGAGAAGTGTTTCAGTGAGTTTGGAAAACTGGAGCGAGTTAAGAAGCTTAAAGACTATGCCTTCATTCACTTTGAGGAGAGGGACGGTGCAGTGAAG GCATTGGAAGAGATGAATGGAAAGGAGCTGGAGGGAGAGCCCATTGAAATAGTGTTTGCCAAGCCACCAGATCAAAAGAGGAAGGAGCGTAAAGCCCAGAGACAGGCAGCTAAAACTCAAAT GTATGATGACTATTACTACTACCCTCCCCCTCCCCACATGCCTCCTCCTGTCAGAGGTCGGGGCAGGGGAGGCAACCGGGGCGGCTACTCCTATCCTCCTGATTACTACGGTTACGAGGACTACTATGACTACTATGGCTATGACTATCACAATTATCGTGGCGGCTACGACGACCCCTACTACGGGTACGAGGACTTCCAGGCCCCAGGTCGAGGGCGGGGGGGAAGCAGGGGAGCCCGGGGCGGGACCTCTCCAGCCAGAGGACGCAGCGGGGCTGGCGCACCCAGGGGGAGGGCCAACTTCTCCCAGCGTGGCGGGCCTGGACCAGGCCGTGGCGGGCGGGGCACAAGAGGAGGCGTGCAGCTGAGAGGGCGAGGAGGGGTACGTGGTGCACGGGGTGGCCGCGGTGGAAATGTAGGAGGAAAGCGCAAAGCTGATGGGTACAACCAGCCAGATTCCAAGCGTCGCCAGACCAATAATCAGAACTGGGGCTCTCAACCCATTGCTCAGCAACCGCTCCAAGGTGGTGATCATTCTG CAGGGAAAAGGGGTCGAGGCCGGTCCTGA